The proteins below are encoded in one region of Crocosphaera sp. UHCC 0190:
- the hisH gene encoding imidazole glycerol phosphate synthase subunit HisH, with protein sequence MSFIAVIDYDMGNLHSACKALEKAGITPKITDSPEDLANAKGIVLPGVGSFDPAVQHLRSRHLVDPIKAAIAQGKPFLGICLGLQILFDGSEEGQEPGLGIIPGMVRRFHSEPDLTIPHMGWNQLHLTQSDLSIWQGLPREPYVYFVHSYYVDPIDPQVRAAMITHGSQRVTAAIAVDNLMAVQFHPEKSSDNGLQILSNFVKLVNNS encoded by the coding sequence ATGAGCTTTATTGCTGTTATTGATTATGATATGGGCAACCTGCACTCTGCCTGTAAGGCCTTAGAAAAAGCAGGAATTACCCCAAAAATTACTGATTCTCCTGAAGATCTGGCAAATGCTAAAGGAATTGTTTTGCCAGGGGTTGGGTCTTTTGATCCTGCGGTGCAGCATTTGCGATCGCGTCATTTGGTAGACCCCATTAAAGCGGCGATCGCTCAAGGTAAACCCTTTTTAGGCATTTGTTTAGGGTTACAGATTCTTTTTGATGGGTCGGAAGAAGGGCAAGAACCAGGTTTAGGCATTATTCCTGGGATGGTTCGTCGTTTCCATTCTGAACCGGATTTAACCATTCCTCACATGGGCTGGAATCAGTTACACTTGACACAATCGGATCTCAGTATCTGGCAAGGGTTGCCGAGGGAACCTTATGTTTATTTCGTCCATTCTTATTATGTTGATCCCATCGATCCTCAAGTGCGGGCCGCTATGATAACTCATGGCAGTCAAAGGGTGACTGCGGCGATCGCTGTTGATAATTTAATGGCGGTACAATTTCATCCAGAAAAATCCTCCGATAATGGTTTACAAATTTTGTCAAATTTTGTCAAATTAGTAAATAATTCATAG